The following coding sequences are from one Shewanella putrefaciens window:
- a CDS encoding peptidylprolyl isomerase: protein MLRWISALIFLCISHSSFAIDIQPDTLYPQVEFDTSLGKIVVELDRTRAPITVDNFLTYVVKGEYDNTIFHRVISDFVVQGGGLNPKLDELPAGKPIVNESGNGLTNSMGTIAMARDNDPHSATRQFYFNVTDNTKLDPSKRRWGYAVFGEIIEGKPVLEAMAVVETTTNPKLNWPDVPVTPIILKSAKLLPKK from the coding sequence ATGCTACGCTGGATATCTGCGCTCATATTCCTGTGTATTAGTCACAGCAGCTTTGCAATCGACATTCAACCTGACACCTTGTATCCCCAAGTCGAGTTTGATACCAGTTTAGGCAAAATCGTGGTCGAGTTAGACAGAACCCGAGCCCCCATTACTGTCGACAACTTTTTAACCTATGTCGTAAAAGGTGAATATGACAACACCATTTTTCATCGCGTGATTAGCGATTTTGTCGTGCAAGGGGGAGGACTCAACCCTAAATTGGATGAACTGCCTGCGGGAAAACCTATAGTGAATGAGTCTGGCAACGGTCTAACGAACAGTATGGGCACAATTGCCATGGCTCGGGATAACGATCCACACTCGGCTACACGCCAGTTTTACTTTAACGTGACTGATAACACTAAACTCGACCCCTCAAAACGCCGCTGGGGTTATGCCGTTTTTGGTGAAATAATTGAAGGTAAACCTGTACTTGAAGCCATGGCAGTAGTAGAAACAACGACCAACCCTAAACTTAATTGGCCCGATGTCCCCGTCACCCCAATCATATTGAAATCGGCTAAATTACTGCCTAAAAAATAA
- a CDS encoding AmpG family muropeptide MFS transporter: protein MSVTGSIQRILDALSVYYHKRVLILLFLGFSAGLPLMLVFSTLSFWLREAGVDRTSIGYFSWIALAYAFKWAWSPLVDRLSLPLFTRFLGRRRSWMLFAQLLLVAAILGMSFSDPLKDLERLAIFALMVAFASATQDIVIDAFRIESAPEKMQAALAAAYQVGYRSAMIVATAGALTIAAWVEPGNTEYNLVAWQTSYLVMAGLMSVGILTTLFSREPEVDTRAADATELELKQRLSASYPRPIAASISWVYTASVLPFIDFFKRYGRSAILILLLISCYRISDIVMGIMANVFYVDMGFTKEEIAYLSKIYGLIMTLVGAAFGGVLLARFGTMKILFLGALLVAVTNLLFAWQAVIGYNVPFLTFAISVDNFSAGIATAAFIAYLSSLTSNGYSATQYALLSSIMLLFPKFIAGFSGAYVDSFGYVNFFVAASVIGFPVLFLIALVNKYAPHPSTSLMDDAQIKTKQSDS from the coding sequence ATGTCCGTAACAGGTTCTATTCAACGCATTCTCGATGCGCTTAGTGTGTACTATCACAAGCGGGTTTTAATCCTCCTCTTCCTCGGTTTTTCCGCAGGGCTGCCCTTGATGCTGGTATTTTCTACTCTATCATTCTGGTTGCGCGAAGCTGGAGTTGATCGGACATCTATCGGTTATTTCAGTTGGATAGCCTTAGCATATGCCTTCAAGTGGGCTTGGTCGCCGCTGGTGGATAGGCTGTCTTTACCCTTATTTACCCGCTTTCTCGGACGACGACGTAGTTGGATGCTGTTTGCCCAACTGCTATTAGTGGCCGCTATTCTTGGCATGTCCTTTAGCGATCCTTTAAAAGATCTCGAACGCTTAGCTATTTTCGCCCTCATGGTCGCCTTTGCTTCAGCCACTCAAGATATTGTCATTGATGCCTTTAGGATTGAATCGGCACCAGAAAAAATGCAAGCCGCGCTCGCAGCGGCTTATCAAGTGGGCTATCGCAGTGCCATGATCGTTGCTACCGCTGGCGCACTCACCATTGCAGCTTGGGTTGAACCAGGCAATACCGAATATAACTTAGTGGCATGGCAAACGTCCTACCTAGTGATGGCAGGATTAATGTCGGTGGGGATCTTAACCACCCTTTTTAGCCGCGAGCCCGAAGTGGACACCCGCGCTGCAGATGCCACTGAGCTCGAATTAAAACAACGTTTAAGCGCAAGTTATCCTCGACCCATAGCGGCGAGTATTTCCTGGGTTTATACCGCTAGCGTGCTACCTTTTATCGACTTTTTTAAACGCTATGGCCGTAGTGCTATCCTTATTTTGCTACTTATTTCCTGTTACCGGATCTCAGATATTGTGATGGGGATTATGGCGAACGTTTTCTATGTGGATATGGGATTCACAAAGGAAGAAATTGCCTATCTGAGTAAAATATACGGCCTTATTATGACCTTAGTTGGTGCAGCTTTTGGTGGTGTGCTCTTAGCCCGTTTTGGCACGATGAAAATACTCTTTCTTGGCGCTTTACTGGTGGCGGTCACTAACCTGTTATTCGCTTGGCAGGCTGTCATTGGTTATAACGTGCCCTTTTTAACCTTTGCAATCTCCGTGGATAACTTCAGCGCTGGTATCGCCACCGCAGCCTTTATTGCCTATCTATCGAGCCTCACCAGCAACGGCTACAGTGCAACTCAATATGCCTTGTTGTCTTCGATCATGCTGCTATTCCCTAAGTTTATTGCTGGTTTTTCGGGTGCTTATGTCGATTCTTTTGGCTATGTAAACTTCTTTGTTGCCGCCAGCGTCATTGGTTTTCCAGTGTTATTCTTGATCGCCTTAGTTAACAAATATGCGCCACACCCCAGCACATCATTAATGGATGATGCACAGATCAAAACCAAGCAATCAGACAGCTAA
- a CDS encoding YajG family lipoprotein, with translation MKRLLLTLTFPLLFVGCASQKPTHMAFSPQIPDVKQQISRTIPISLETLDTRNVEYVARFIEEGTKTRLVGPSEPPKLQLDEVFRNGFAQAGYQIDPGASHSVQIQLEELQMDVTKKTFGYEAKHSVMIAVQARNSTQELVKRYKAKGTLKGPLTPDFATLELDMNKLLGQLSGEILNDPELNQFLQQ, from the coding sequence ATGAAACGGCTATTACTGACTTTGACTTTTCCCCTGCTATTCGTGGGCTGCGCTAGCCAAAAGCCAACTCATATGGCTTTTAGCCCGCAAATTCCAGATGTGAAACAACAAATATCAAGAACTATCCCTATTTCACTGGAAACCCTTGATACCCGTAATGTCGAATATGTTGCACGCTTTATTGAAGAGGGCACAAAAACACGCTTAGTCGGCCCAAGTGAACCACCAAAATTACAACTCGACGAAGTATTCCGTAATGGTTTTGCTCAAGCCGGTTATCAAATTGATCCAGGAGCCAGTCATTCGGTACAAATTCAATTAGAAGAATTACAGATGGATGTGACCAAAAAAACCTTTGGTTATGAAGCTAAGCACAGTGTAATGATTGCCGTGCAAGCTCGAAACTCGACTCAAGAACTCGTTAAACGCTATAAAGCCAAAGGGACATTAAAAGGGCCACTAACCCCCGACTTTGCAACCCTAGAATTAGATATGAACAAATTACTTGGCCAGCTGTCAGGGGAAATTCTAAATGATCCCGAGCTAAACCAATTTTTACAACAATAA
- a CDS encoding DUF2804 domain-containing protein, which yields MSTIATQIAPDNLINPKGLPHLGHFDGIVKTLGLADFAYYDTMDKPASAWAKHFDYKQFQFVSLVTPRYVLGVALADIAYVGSAFCYLYDINTNTLTQLDWLKPLRLGYQMTSSPANGKSQIGRKGARLSFEIVDGGWRLMIDTKNIQADVTLHPFPLSLPMAMCSPTGYNGWTYTQKHNGLTVKGSLTVGHEPQPLNQALAGYDFSAGYMRRDTSWRWASINARIHEGIMGLNLAAGVNETGATENVFWINGERHLLGPVQFEFDRYATLGAEVWRIYSQNGQVDLQFAAHNCRSEKRNLLFLKSNFRQFIGHFSGTIIDNQGRSYLLSNVLGLAEDHYARW from the coding sequence ATGTCAACGATAGCAACGCAAATCGCCCCTGATAACCTAATCAATCCGAAAGGATTACCTCATTTAGGCCATTTCGATGGCATAGTCAAAACCTTAGGCTTAGCGGATTTTGCCTACTATGACACTATGGATAAACCTGCTTCAGCGTGGGCCAAGCATTTCGATTATAAGCAGTTTCAGTTTGTTTCTTTGGTCACGCCACGTTATGTCCTTGGGGTCGCGCTTGCCGACATTGCCTATGTCGGCAGTGCTTTTTGTTATTTATACGACATTAACACTAACACACTCACCCAGCTTGATTGGCTAAAACCTTTAAGGCTTGGCTATCAGATGACGTCATCACCTGCTAATGGTAAAAGCCAAATTGGTCGTAAAGGGGCGCGGTTAAGCTTTGAGATTGTTGATGGCGGTTGGCGGTTAATGATAGATACTAAAAACATTCAAGCCGATGTGACTTTGCATCCATTCCCCCTAAGTTTACCTATGGCGATGTGTAGTCCGACGGGATATAACGGCTGGACTTACACACAAAAGCATAATGGTTTGACCGTTAAAGGTAGTTTGACAGTAGGTCACGAGCCTCAGCCGTTGAATCAAGCCTTAGCGGGCTATGATTTTTCAGCAGGTTATATGCGCCGCGATACGAGTTGGCGCTGGGCGTCGATCAATGCGCGGATCCATGAAGGCATAATGGGGCTTAATTTAGCTGCCGGAGTTAATGAAACCGGGGCAACGGAAAATGTCTTTTGGATTAATGGCGAGCGCCATTTACTTGGGCCCGTGCAATTTGAATTTGATCGCTATGCCACTCTTGGCGCCGAAGTCTGGCGGATCTACAGCCAAAATGGTCAAGTGGATTTGCAGTTTGCGGCGCACAATTGTCGCAGTGAAAAGCGTAATTTACTTTTCCTTAAGAGTAACTTTCGCCAATTTATCGGCCATTTCAGCGGCACGATAATCGACAATCAAGGACGCAGTTATTTGCTCAGTAATGTCCTTGGTCTCGCTGAAGATCACTATGCACGTTGGTAA